A part of Rhinatrema bivittatum chromosome 16, aRhiBiv1.1, whole genome shotgun sequence genomic DNA contains:
- the LOC115077660 gene encoding olfactory receptor 1444-like: protein MVREFIILGLSDNPQLQIPLFLVFLLIYLITLLGNLVIITVTCADPHLHTPMYFFLSNLALTDICYTSTIVPKLLVIFLLGNKTISYAGCLTQVYFFMGSASVEIFLLTAMAYDRYVAICHPLHYSLIINRRVFLQLTATSWIIAFLNSMPTTTSISCLTFCSSNKIEHFFCDLTPLLKLSCTDTASTQLVILVEAALVSLPSFLLTIISYFYIISAILKIRSMEGRHKAFSTCSSHLMVVSVFYVSIFCVYLTPASASSPILGKILSVFYTSVIPMLNPIIYSLRNQEVKNALRKLIGK from the coding sequence ATGGTGAGAGAATTCATTATTCTGGGACTTTCTGATAATCCCCAGCTGCAGATTCCTCTCTTCCTGGTCTTCCTGCTCATCTACCTGATCACCCTGCTGGGGAACCTTGTGATTATCACAGTGACCTGTGCTGACCcccacctgcacacccccatgtacttcttcctcagtaacctGGCACTCACAGACATCTGTTACACCTCCACCATTGTGCCAAAACTGCTTGTGATCTTCCTTTTGGGAAATAAGACCATTTCTTATGCTGGGTGCCTCACACAGGTGTATTTTTTCATGGGCTCTGCCAGTGTTGAAATTTTCCTTCTCACTGCTATGGCGTATGACCGTTATGTAGCCATCTGCCATCCCTTGCACTACTCACTCATCATCAACAGGAGAGTCTTTCTCCAGCTGACAGCCACTTCCTGGATCATTGCTTTTCTGAATTCCATGCCAACCACAACTTCCATTTCCTGCCTGACATTCTGCAGTTCTAACAAGATTGAACATTTCTTCTGTGACCTCACACCACTATTAAAGCTTTCCTGCACAGATACAGCCAGCACTCAACTTGTAATACTTGTTGAAGCTGCCCTGGTTTCTCTGCCTTCCTTCCTGCTGACAATTATCTCTTACTTCTACATCATCTCTGCGATCCTGAAGATTCGTTCCATGGAGGGGAGACACAAAGCCTTCTCAACCTGCTCATCCCACCTCATGGTTGTCTCTGTGTTCTATGTGTCCATTTTCTGTGTTTACCTGACACCAGCCTCAGCATCTTCTCCAATTCTAGGTAAAATCCTGTCTGTGTTCTATACATCTGTCATTCCCATGTTAAACCCCATCATTTATAGTCTGAGGAACCAAGAAGTGAAAAACGCATTGAGAAAGCTCATAGGGAAGTAG